The following are encoded together in the Streptomyces rapamycinicus NRRL 5491 genome:
- a CDS encoding M1 family metallopeptidase — protein sequence MSGSRAAATATGRIPRVLPGVLLIALCAGCTGGAGAQDAGGASGAGAGGAGVGDALFPRLGNGGYDVRGYRLALDYAPGSRHLKGTARITARADRALSSFHLDLAGLRVRKATVNGRPAKAARSGTELVLTPAAALPSGRTFTATVVYDGEPKTLTGDDTGKEGWIRTHDGAVALGEPTGSMTWFPGNHHPSDKAAYDIAVTVPQGYTAVSNGELKGQETRGRRTTFRWHSGEPMASYLATVAIGRFGIRTTTTGKGLPAYLAVDPTEAAGAKNIAKQVDDVITWESRTFGPYPFSSTGAVVGHLPGLGYALETQTKPFFDAAPDQALVVHELAHQWFGNSVTPRVWKDMWLNEGFATYAEWLWEEGHDGRTAQQVFDDFYDGTDDESEGIWDFPPADPPTVASVSDPPVYGRGAMVLHQLRRTVGDTAFFTILRTWLKDHRHGNADTKQFIELCERKSGKDLTRLFDVWLYGEGKPKKP from the coding sequence ATGAGCGGGTCACGCGCGGCGGCCACGGCGACCGGCCGCATCCCGCGGGTGCTGCCCGGGGTGCTGCTCATCGCGCTGTGCGCGGGGTGCACCGGTGGCGCCGGGGCGCAGGACGCGGGCGGGGCGTCCGGCGCCGGGGCGGGTGGCGCGGGGGTCGGCGACGCGCTCTTCCCGCGGCTCGGCAACGGCGGCTACGACGTGCGGGGATACCGTCTCGCCCTCGACTACGCCCCCGGCTCGCGCCATCTCAAGGGCACCGCCCGGATCACCGCCCGCGCGGACCGCGCCCTGAGCTCCTTCCACCTCGACCTCGCCGGGCTGCGGGTGCGGAAGGCCACGGTGAACGGCCGTCCCGCCAAGGCCGCCCGCAGCGGCACCGAACTGGTGCTGACCCCCGCCGCGGCCCTCCCCAGCGGCCGCACCTTCACGGCCACCGTCGTCTACGACGGCGAGCCGAAGACTCTCACCGGCGATGACACCGGGAAGGAGGGCTGGATCCGCACCCACGACGGCGCGGTGGCCCTCGGCGAGCCGACCGGCTCCATGACCTGGTTCCCCGGCAACCATCACCCCTCCGACAAGGCCGCCTACGACATCGCCGTCACCGTTCCCCAGGGCTACACCGCCGTCTCCAACGGGGAGCTGAAGGGCCAGGAGACCCGGGGGCGCCGCACCACCTTCCGGTGGCACAGCGGTGAGCCCATGGCGAGCTATCTGGCCACGGTCGCCATCGGCCGCTTCGGGATCCGTACGACGACCACCGGCAAGGGCCTGCCCGCGTACCTGGCCGTCGACCCCACCGAGGCCGCCGGCGCCAAGAACATCGCCAAGCAGGTCGACGACGTCATCACCTGGGAGAGCCGCACCTTCGGCCCGTACCCCTTCTCCTCCACCGGCGCCGTCGTCGGCCACCTCCCCGGCCTCGGCTACGCCCTGGAGACCCAGACCAAGCCGTTCTTCGACGCGGCCCCGGACCAGGCGCTCGTCGTCCACGAACTCGCCCACCAGTGGTTCGGCAATTCGGTCACGCCCCGGGTCTGGAAGGACATGTGGCTCAACGAGGGCTTCGCGACCTACGCCGAGTGGCTGTGGGAGGAGGGCCACGACGGCCGCACCGCCCAGCAGGTCTTCGACGACTTCTACGACGGCACCGACGACGAGAGCGAGGGCATCTGGGACTTCCCACCCGCCGACCCCCCGACCGTCGCCAGCGTCTCCGACCCGCCCGTCTACGGCCGCGGCGCGATGGTGCTCCACCAGCTCCGCCGGACCGTCGGCGACACGGCCTTCTTCACCATCCTCCGCACCTGGCTCAAGGACCACCGGCACGGCAACGCCGACACCAAACAATTCATCGAGCTGTGCGAACGCAAGTCCGGCAAGGACCTGACCCGCCTCTTCGACGTCTGGCTGTACGGCGAGGGCAAGCCGAAGAAACCGTAG
- a CDS encoding Uma2 family endonuclease, whose protein sequence is MTALPDWMRPPRPEGWFADDLDHLPEAPRHTELIDGALIFMMSPQRWWHGHLVTMLTVALMEQVPADARVGREMTIKLDQRNRPEPDLLVTTADFDSDRTWFAPDEVQLVIEVVSPESAHRDRTVKLRKYAEAGIPHYWCIEDEDGVPVVHVYELDEPTAAYAPAGIFRHHLQRTVPFKVDIDLNGLTPDKDKHGR, encoded by the coding sequence ATGACCGCCCTCCCCGATTGGATGCGCCCGCCCCGCCCCGAGGGCTGGTTTGCGGATGATCTGGACCATCTACCGGAAGCACCCCGCCATACCGAGCTCATCGACGGAGCACTCATTTTCATGATGTCCCCGCAGAGGTGGTGGCACGGCCACCTCGTCACGATGCTCACCGTCGCGCTCATGGAGCAGGTACCCGCCGATGCAAGGGTCGGCCGCGAGATGACGATCAAGCTGGATCAGCGCAACCGGCCGGAACCGGATCTGCTGGTGACGACGGCCGACTTCGACAGTGACCGCACTTGGTTCGCACCGGATGAAGTGCAACTCGTGATCGAGGTCGTCTCCCCCGAATCGGCCCACCGAGACCGCACGGTCAAGCTCCGTAAGTACGCCGAGGCCGGGATTCCGCACTACTGGTGCATCGAGGACGAGGACGGGGTGCCTGTCGTCCACGTCTATGAGCTCGACGAGCCGACCGCCGCCTATGCCCCGGCCGGGATCTTCCGCCACCACCTCCAGCGGACGGTTCCGTTCAAGGTCGACATCGATCTGAACGGCCTCACCCCCGACAAGGACAAGCATGGCCGGTAG
- a CDS encoding NADPH-dependent F420 reductase has protein sequence MRIGIIGAGHIGSTLARHFASIGYEVAIANSRGPDTLADLVTDIGGPIRAVTAEEAARIGEVVVVSIPYGRYRELPTEPLRGKVVIDTCNYYPERDGNDPELDADATTSSERIQAHTGANLVKAFNAIYWENLRDHARPQGATDRVAIPLSGDDEEAKAAVAGLIRDIGFDPVDAGHLGEGGRKHQPGSRVYATEMSSAETSALLSVA, from the coding sequence GTGCGCATCGGAATCATCGGAGCGGGCCACATCGGCTCGACGCTGGCCCGCCACTTCGCCTCGATCGGCTACGAGGTGGCGATCGCCAACTCCCGCGGCCCGGACACCCTGGCCGACCTGGTGACCGACATCGGCGGCCCGATCCGCGCGGTGACCGCCGAGGAGGCGGCCCGGATCGGCGAGGTGGTGGTCGTGTCCATCCCCTACGGCCGCTACCGGGAGCTGCCGACCGAGCCGCTGCGCGGCAAGGTCGTCATCGACACCTGCAACTACTACCCCGAGCGGGACGGCAACGACCCGGAACTCGACGCCGACGCCACCACCTCGAGCGAGAGGATCCAGGCCCACACCGGCGCCAACCTGGTCAAGGCGTTCAACGCCATCTACTGGGAGAACCTCCGCGACCACGCCCGCCCCCAGGGCGCCACCGACCGGGTGGCCATCCCGCTGTCCGGCGACGACGAGGAGGCCAAGGCCGCCGTGGCCGGGCTGATCCGCGACATCGGCTTCGACCCCGTGGACGCCGGCCACCTGGGCGAGGGCGGCCGCAAGCACCAGCCGGGCAGCCGCGTCTACGCGACCGAGATGTCCTCCGCCGAGACCAGCGCCCTGCTGAGCGTCGCCTGA
- a CDS encoding ATP-binding protein — protein sequence MEFQGRAGDLELLAGQYRAVAEGLGTTRGRAVIMTGRRRVGKSRLVQEFCDHSGVPYVVFQATRGRHPATERADFASTLAGSPLPGAELIGGLQAQDWNQSLRSLALAVPDDSPSIAVIDEVPWLVEQDQEFEGALQTVWDRHLSAKPVLLVLVGSDTSVMEALQSYGRPFFGRAAKMIVHPLNLADVRAMTGLDASGAVDAQLITGGFPEIVQSWRPGMDRTEFLRTSVANPLSPLLVAGELTLLGEFPEASHSRAVLEAVGSGERTFSAIAAQAGGASALPSGTLSPLLAMLQAKRVLAADLPLSTKPDSKNKRYRIADPYLRFWLAFLARAIPLIERGRGDLALERIERSWTTWRGRAVEPLIRESLLRLMPSAEWPGTEAIGGWWNRQNNPEIDLIGADREPTAREVHFVGSVKWLETQPFGRHEYDALVRDMLAVPGTAPDTPLVAVSRCGVADGLPLTAHWGPEDLVRAWQPR from the coding sequence GTGGAGTTCCAAGGCCGGGCCGGAGATCTTGAGCTGCTGGCTGGGCAGTACCGGGCAGTGGCGGAGGGCCTTGGAACCACCCGGGGGCGAGCTGTGATCATGACGGGCCGACGCCGGGTGGGGAAATCGCGCCTGGTCCAGGAGTTCTGTGACCACTCGGGAGTGCCGTACGTGGTGTTCCAGGCCACCCGTGGGCGTCACCCCGCGACGGAGCGCGCCGACTTCGCCTCGACCCTCGCGGGGTCACCGCTGCCGGGGGCGGAGCTGATCGGTGGCCTCCAGGCGCAGGACTGGAACCAGTCGCTTCGCTCGCTGGCGCTCGCGGTACCCGATGACTCGCCCAGCATCGCGGTGATCGACGAGGTGCCCTGGCTGGTCGAGCAGGACCAGGAATTCGAGGGCGCGCTCCAGACCGTCTGGGACCGTCACCTGTCCGCCAAGCCCGTGCTTCTGGTGCTGGTCGGCAGCGATACATCGGTGATGGAGGCCTTGCAGTCGTACGGACGCCCGTTCTTCGGCCGGGCGGCGAAGATGATCGTCCATCCCCTGAATCTGGCCGATGTGCGGGCCATGACCGGGCTCGACGCCTCGGGGGCCGTCGACGCCCAGTTGATCACCGGTGGATTCCCCGAGATCGTCCAGTCCTGGCGGCCGGGTATGGACCGTACGGAGTTCTTGCGGACCTCGGTCGCCAATCCACTCTCCCCCCTGCTGGTGGCCGGCGAGCTGACCCTGCTGGGTGAATTCCCCGAGGCTTCGCACTCACGGGCCGTACTGGAAGCGGTCGGCAGCGGTGAGCGCACGTTCAGCGCGATCGCGGCCCAGGCCGGCGGCGCCAGCGCGCTGCCGTCCGGCACGCTCTCCCCGCTGCTCGCCATGTTGCAGGCCAAGCGAGTCCTGGCCGCCGACCTCCCCTTGTCCACCAAGCCGGACAGCAAGAACAAGCGCTACCGGATCGCCGACCCGTATCTGCGGTTCTGGCTGGCGTTCCTGGCACGCGCGATCCCGCTCATCGAGCGCGGCCGCGGTGACTTGGCACTGGAACGTATCGAGCGGTCGTGGACCACTTGGCGCGGGCGAGCGGTCGAGCCACTGATCCGCGAGTCCTTGCTCCGTCTGATGCCCAGCGCTGAGTGGCCCGGGACCGAGGCCATCGGCGGTTGGTGGAACCGTCAGAACAACCCCGAGATCGACCTCATCGGCGCGGACCGCGAGCCGACGGCCCGGGAGGTTCACTTCGTCGGATCGGTCAAGTGGCTGGAGACCCAGCCCTTCGGCCGTCATGAGTACGACGCCTTGGTGCGCGACATGCTCGCCGTCCCCGGTACCGCCCCGGACACACCGCTGGTCGCGGTCTCCCGCTGCGGGGTGGCCGACGGTCTGCCGCTGACCGCGCATTGGGGGCCGGAGGACCTCGTACGGGCATGGCAGCCCCGATAG
- a CDS encoding propionyl-CoA synthetase: MTQGPKQDGYAAEYRRSLEDPEGFWLDAARAIDWTVAPTRALDASEPPLYRWFPDGRLNTCHNAVDRHIDAGRGEQLALVYDSPVTGRKTAFTYRELRDEVARFAGALTGLGVAQGDRVVIYMPMIPEAVVAMLACARVGAVHSVVFGGFAARELAVRIDDARPKLVIAASCGIEPARVVPYKPLLDDALALAEHRPEHCVIRQRPQCAAEMTGRDLDWDQIMETAEPVGCVPVAATDPLYILYTSGTTGRPKGVVRDNGGHAVALRWSLENVYDTHPGEVFWAASDVGWVVGHSYIVYAPLLTGCTTVLYEGKPVGTPDAGALWRVIAEHRVTALFTAPTAIRAVKKEDPRGELLHAHDIGSLRHLFLAGERLDPETYRWATDLLGVPVVDNWWQTETGWPIVANPMGLEPHPLKAGSPTVPMPGYDVRILDATGRDTPPGADGAVAIRLPLPPGTLLTVWQDDARYVRSYLSAYSGYYLTGDGGRKDEDGYVYVMGRIDDVINVAGHRLSTGAMEEVLAAHPDVAECAVVGVADPLKGQVPRGLVVLKAGLDRDPRDIATELVAAVRETIGPVAALRRVDVVAALPKTRSGKILRRTMRDIADGRDTELPSTIDDPAVIEALRPVLRDDV, from the coding sequence ATGACGCAGGGGCCGAAGCAGGACGGCTATGCGGCTGAGTACCGGCGCAGCCTGGAGGATCCGGAGGGCTTCTGGCTGGACGCCGCCCGTGCCATCGACTGGACCGTCGCCCCGACCCGGGCCCTCGACGCGTCGGAGCCCCCGCTGTACCGGTGGTTCCCGGACGGGCGGCTGAACACCTGCCACAACGCTGTGGACCGCCACATCGACGCCGGGCGCGGCGAGCAACTCGCGCTGGTGTACGACAGCCCGGTCACCGGTCGCAAGACGGCGTTCACCTACCGGGAGTTGCGTGACGAGGTCGCGCGGTTCGCCGGGGCGCTGACCGGACTCGGGGTGGCCCAGGGCGACCGCGTCGTGATCTATATGCCGATGATTCCCGAGGCGGTCGTCGCCATGCTGGCCTGCGCCCGCGTCGGCGCCGTCCACTCGGTCGTCTTCGGCGGATTCGCCGCGCGTGAGCTCGCCGTGCGCATCGACGACGCCCGCCCCAAGCTCGTCATCGCCGCCTCGTGCGGTATCGAACCGGCCCGCGTCGTGCCGTACAAGCCGCTCCTGGACGATGCCCTCGCGCTGGCCGAACACCGGCCGGAGCACTGTGTCATCCGCCAGCGGCCGCAGTGCGCGGCGGAGATGACCGGCCGTGACCTCGACTGGGACCAGATCATGGAGACCGCCGAGCCGGTCGGCTGCGTCCCAGTGGCCGCCACCGACCCGCTGTACATCCTCTACACCTCCGGCACCACCGGCCGGCCCAAGGGCGTGGTGCGCGACAACGGCGGCCACGCGGTCGCGCTGCGCTGGTCCCTGGAGAACGTGTACGACACCCACCCCGGCGAGGTCTTCTGGGCGGCCTCGGACGTCGGCTGGGTCGTCGGCCACTCCTACATCGTCTACGCGCCGCTGCTCACCGGCTGCACCACCGTGCTCTACGAAGGAAAGCCCGTCGGCACTCCGGACGCCGGCGCGCTGTGGCGGGTGATCGCCGAACACCGCGTGACGGCACTGTTCACCGCGCCGACTGCGATCCGCGCGGTGAAGAAGGAGGACCCGCGCGGAGAGCTTCTGCACGCCCACGACATCGGATCGCTGCGCCACCTGTTCCTGGCCGGCGAGCGCCTGGACCCGGAGACCTACCGCTGGGCCACGGACCTGCTCGGCGTTCCGGTGGTCGACAACTGGTGGCAGACCGAGACCGGCTGGCCGATCGTCGCCAACCCCATGGGCCTGGAGCCGCATCCGCTCAAGGCCGGTTCGCCCACCGTGCCCATGCCCGGCTACGACGTGCGCATCCTCGACGCGACGGGCCGCGACACGCCGCCGGGCGCCGACGGCGCGGTGGCGATCCGGCTGCCGCTGCCGCCCGGCACGCTGCTCACCGTGTGGCAGGACGACGCCCGGTATGTGCGCTCGTACCTGTCCGCCTACAGCGGCTACTACCTCACCGGTGACGGCGGCCGTAAGGACGAGGACGGCTACGTCTACGTCATGGGCCGCATCGACGACGTGATCAACGTGGCCGGGCACCGGCTGTCCACCGGCGCGATGGAGGAGGTGCTCGCCGCCCACCCGGATGTCGCCGAATGCGCTGTCGTCGGCGTCGCCGATCCGCTCAAGGGGCAGGTACCGCGCGGTCTCGTCGTACTCAAGGCGGGCCTCGACCGCGATCCGCGGGACATCGCCACGGAACTCGTCGCCGCCGTCCGGGAGACGATCGGCCCCGTGGCGGCGCTGCGCCGGGTCGACGTGGTCGCGGCCCTGCCCAAGACGCGCTCGGGAAAGATCCTGCGCCGCACCATGCGCGACATCGCCGACGGCCGGGACACCGAGCTGCCCTCCACGATCGACGATCCCGCGGTGATCGAGGCGCTGCGGCCGGTACTCCGCGACGACGTCTAG
- a CDS encoding creatininase family protein, giving the protein MRSPGNCPRPSPSVTPSGVAGDARRASAEKGEAILDAFAEAIAEWLMK; this is encoded by the coding sequence GTGAGATCTCCCGGGAACTGTCCGCGCCCATCGCCGTCGGTCACGCCGTCGGGCGTGGCGGGTGACGCGCGCAGGGCGTCCGCCGAGAAGGGCGAGGCCATTTTGGACGCATTCGCGGAAGCCATCGCGGAATGGCTGATGAAATGA
- a CDS encoding creatininase family protein, translating into MLLPVGPAERHGPHLPTGVDGFLSAEACRRAAGIMVAQDRPVPSLRPSGAGWRTIMSSSAVRSPSRALNAISGEISRELSAPIAVGHAVGRGG; encoded by the coding sequence GTGCTGCTTCCCGTGGGCCCCGCCGAGCGGCACGGTCCGCACCTGCCCACCGGCGTCGACGGCTTCCTCAGCGCGGAGGCATGCCGCCGGGCAGCCGGGATCATGGTCGCTCAGGACAGGCCCGTGCCGTCGCTCCGTCCCTCTGGTGCGGGCTGGCGGACCATCATGTCGAGTTCGGCGGTACGTTCACCCTCACGCGCCTTGAACGCCATCAGCGGTGAGATCTCCCGGGAACTGTCCGCGCCCATCGCCGTCGGTCACGCCGTCGGGCGTGGCGGGTGA
- a CDS encoding DUF6131 family protein: MIALGIILLVVGFLTGISILWTIGIVILVIGAILWVLGAAGHAIGGRRHYW, encoded by the coding sequence ATGATCGCCCTCGGGATTATTCTCCTCGTCGTCGGCTTCCTGACCGGCATCTCCATCCTGTGGACTATTGGCATCGTCATCCTCGTCATCGGAGCGATCCTCTGGGTCCTGGGCGCCGCCGGACACGCGATCGGTGGACGTCGGCACTACTGGTAG
- a CDS encoding cold-shock protein, whose amino-acid sequence MATGTVKWFNAEKGFGFIEQDGGGADVFAHYSNIAAQGFRELLEGQKVSFDIGQGQKGPMAENIVPSRS is encoded by the coding sequence ATGGCTACTGGCACCGTGAAATGGTTCAACGCGGAAAAGGGTTTCGGCTTCATCGAGCAGGACGGCGGCGGCGCTGACGTGTTCGCCCACTACTCGAACATCGCCGCCCAAGGGTTCCGCGAACTCCTGGAAGGCCAGAAGGTGAGCTTCGACATCGGGCAGGGCCAGAAGGGCCCGATGGCCGAGAACATCGTTCCCTCCCGAAGCTGA
- a CDS encoding DEAD/DEAH box helicase — protein sequence MNRTRTNARSVPTRTGGSGSRQGGSRSGATVSKRSGGPSRSRGYGGRPAAPRGEFAPPVTSSPALPAAETFADLEMPRHLLAALVAEGVTVPFPIQAATLPNSLAGRDVLGRGRTGSGKTLAFGLALLARTAGRRAEPRQPLALVLVPTRELAQQVADALTPYARSVQLRMATVVGGMPISKQVGALRGGAEVVVATPGRLKDLVERGDCRLNQVDITVLDEADQMTDMGFMPQVTALLEQVRPKGQRMLFSATLDRNVDLLVRRYLIDPVVHSVDPSAAAVTTMEHHVLHVHGADKHRVTTEIAAREGRVIMFLDTKHAVDQLTRHLLESGVRAAALHGGKSQPQRTRTLAQFKTGQVTVMVATNVAARGIHVDNLDLVVNVDPPNDHKDYLHRGGRTARAGESGLVVTLVTPGQRRDTVRLMSDAGIRPRTTQVRSGEAELSHITGARTPSGIPVVITTAGVERPKRGAPHSRDRRGRAAGGRRTGEATHRKAQRQSALDAAA from the coding sequence ATGAACCGCACACGTACGAACGCTCGTTCCGTCCCCACCCGTACCGGCGGTTCCGGCTCCCGACAGGGCGGCAGCCGCTCGGGGGCTACGGTCTCCAAGCGCTCCGGTGGTCCGAGCCGTTCGCGCGGTTACGGGGGCCGGCCCGCCGCACCGCGGGGGGAGTTCGCCCCGCCGGTGACGAGCAGCCCCGCTCTCCCCGCCGCCGAGACGTTCGCCGATCTCGAGATGCCCCGGCATCTGCTGGCCGCGCTGGTCGCCGAAGGGGTGACCGTACCGTTTCCGATCCAGGCAGCGACCCTGCCGAACTCCCTCGCGGGCCGTGACGTACTCGGCCGCGGGCGCACCGGATCCGGCAAGACCCTGGCCTTCGGCCTGGCCCTGCTGGCCCGTACGGCCGGCCGGCGAGCCGAGCCCCGGCAGCCCCTGGCGCTGGTGCTGGTGCCCACCCGGGAGCTGGCACAGCAGGTCGCCGATGCGCTCACTCCGTACGCTCGCTCCGTGCAGCTGCGGATGGCCACGGTGGTCGGCGGGATGCCGATCAGCAAGCAGGTCGGTGCGCTGCGTGGTGGGGCGGAGGTCGTCGTCGCCACGCCGGGCCGGCTGAAGGACCTTGTCGAGCGGGGTGACTGCCGCCTGAACCAGGTCGACATCACCGTCCTGGACGAGGCTGACCAGATGACCGACATGGGCTTTATGCCGCAGGTCACGGCGCTGCTGGAGCAGGTGCGCCCGAAGGGGCAACGGATGCTGTTCTCAGCCACTTTGGACCGCAACGTCGACCTTCTGGTCCGCCGGTACCTGATCGACCCGGTGGTCCACTCCGTCGACCCGTCCGCGGCCGCGGTCACCACGATGGAGCACCACGTGCTGCATGTGCACGGCGCGGACAAGCATCGGGTGACAACAGAGATCGCGGCGCGAGAGGGCCGAGTGATCATGTTCCTGGACACCAAGCACGCCGTCGACCAGCTCACGCGCCACCTGCTGGAGAGCGGCGTACGGGCCGCCGCACTGCACGGTGGAAAGTCGCAGCCGCAGCGCACCCGGACCCTGGCCCAGTTCAAGACGGGGCAAGTGACGGTCATGGTGGCGACCAATGTCGCGGCACGCGGGATCCACGTCGACAACCTCGACCTGGTGGTCAACGTGGACCCGCCCAACGACCACAAGGACTACCTTCACCGGGGAGGCCGCACGGCCCGCGCCGGCGAGTCCGGTCTCGTCGTCACCCTGGTGACGCCCGGCCAGCGCCGCGACACGGTCCGTCTCATGTCGGACGCCGGGATCCGCCCTCGGACCACCCAGGTCCGCTCAGGTGAGGCCGAACTGAGCCACATCACCGGCGCGCGCACTCCGTCGGGCATTCCGGTCGTCATCACCACAGCGGGGGTGGAGCGCCCCAAGCGCGGCGCCCCCCACTCCCGCGATCGGCGCGGCCGTGCCGCTGGGGGCCGCCGGACCGGCGAGGCGACACACCGTAAGGCTCAGCGGCAGTCCGCCCTCGACGCGGCAGCCTAG
- a CDS encoding CBS domain-containing protein: protein MTLVQMTPHPADSATKTVVDAMDAPGPQVWDDMTVEVALSVMASARSGHLLVHDEDGRCTGLIAQDQLTVVRDSSAYTDQVRLRDVFGDNGPFTSPMATIAEAERTMRHGRLGALPVIDEHGCAVGVLALSR from the coding sequence TTGACGCTGGTCCAGATGACGCCGCACCCGGCGGATTCCGCCACCAAGACCGTGGTCGACGCCATGGACGCGCCCGGCCCGCAGGTCTGGGACGACATGACCGTAGAGGTGGCCTTGTCCGTCATGGCCAGTGCCCGTTCCGGGCACCTGCTCGTCCATGACGAGGACGGCCGGTGCACGGGCCTGATCGCTCAGGACCAGCTCACCGTCGTCCGCGACAGCTCCGCATACACGGATCAGGTCCGTCTGCGGGACGTCTTCGGCGACAACGGACCCTTCACCTCGCCCATGGCCACGATCGCCGAAGCGGAGCGCACGATGCGGCACGGTCGGCTCGGGGCCCTGCCCGTCATCGACGAGCACGGCTGCGCCGTGGGCGTTCTCGCCCTCTCACGCTGA
- a CDS encoding SCO5918 family protein codes for MRCVIARFPFDLTKSGVLASMKGVTPELVTGESVIIGRRQYPAKQVGEVITGQDRRDFTAGEVTRAMTRLGFTCRALPEISPARGLTPLEEASAQLGTPAPR; via the coding sequence ATGCGTTGCGTCATCGCCCGCTTCCCGTTCGACCTGACCAAGAGTGGGGTGCTGGCGTCGATGAAGGGCGTCACGCCCGAGCTCGTCACGGGTGAGTCCGTGATCATCGGCCGCCGCCAGTACCCCGCGAAGCAGGTGGGCGAGGTCATCACCGGGCAGGACCGTCGTGACTTCACCGCCGGCGAAGTCACCAGGGCCATGACCCGTCTCGGCTTCACGTGCCGTGCCCTCCCCGAAATCTCACCCGCGCGCGGCCTCACTCCGCTTGAGGAAGCGTCGGCTCAGCTCGGCACCCCCGCGCCCAGGTAA
- a CDS encoding MerR family transcriptional regulator, with protein MTADNPLGGRLDDDDYPAYTMGRAAEMLGTTPGFLRAIGEARLITPLRSEGGHRRYSRYQLRIAARARELVDQGTPIEAACRIVILEDQLEEAQRINAEFRRAAAEHHDDSP; from the coding sequence ATGACAGCAGACAATCCGCTCGGTGGTCGTCTGGACGACGACGACTACCCCGCCTACACCATGGGACGGGCAGCAGAGATGCTCGGCACCACCCCCGGCTTTCTCCGCGCCATCGGTGAGGCCCGCCTCATCACCCCGCTCCGCTCGGAGGGCGGGCACCGCCGGTACTCCCGCTACCAACTACGGATCGCCGCCCGCGCCCGCGAACTCGTCGACCAGGGCACGCCGATCGAGGCCGCCTGCCGCATCGTCATCCTCGAGGACCAGCTCGAGGAAGCTCAGCGCATCAACGCGGAGTTCCGCCGTGCCGCGGCCGAACACCACGACGACTCTCCATGA